The sequence below is a genomic window from Harmonia axyridis chromosome 1, icHarAxyr1.1, whole genome shotgun sequence.
agatgcagaattggaggcaataattgatcaataCTCATGTCagacgcaacaataattgtaggatcaataggagtgacactaaaagccatttcaaaacgcctgaaagacataggaatgactcagaaacaaggaaattgagtgcggtacgagttgaaggcGAGGAgtttgaacggcgtttatttacttgttaacagctgcttgcaagacaaagacggaatgggtttctgcatcggattgggactggagacgaaaaatgggttcattacgataatcccaagtgcataatatcatgaggatatcccgaccatgcttccacatcgacggccaaaccgaatattcacggttctaaggtcatgctcagtatttggtgggaccagctcggcgtagtatattatgactgaaagaatcacaggcgatcgttatcgaacgcaattaatgcgtttgtaccgagcattgaaagacaaaccaccgcaatacaacgagagagaagatgaattgatttcgtctactgaaaatgtgaaaatcaACATCTGTTCCCAGTGAAGATAGCGGAAGAAGAACAGGTGATGGAGTGCGTGAAATGCAAAAAATCCGCCTCATCGAAATTACCGGTGGTCAGCTGTGATGGTTGTTCGCGGAATGTTTGTAAACAATGTGCGAATTTGACATCATCGGAAATAACAGTGATTGAATTGAAAGTCAAACACGTCATGAAATTTTACTGCCAGTCCTGCTTGAGGGGTGAATCCGTCGaactttttaataaaataatagagACTAAAGATGACCTTATAGAGAGTAAGAAAGAAATCATAAGACTTCTAGAACAGGATCTCAAGAAACTTCGCGAAGAATTCGATAACTTGGCTACAACACCTTCAAGCCACCAGTTCACATATGCGGAAGCCGTAAATAAGAGAGCAGACCACGGAAATAAATCCATACCCAACGTTCCTTTCATTGTATGCAAACCGAAAAGTAAACAGGATTGCTCTAGAACAAGGAAGGATATAGTGGATAAATTGGATGTGAGTGAACTATCAGTAGGAATAAATTCGTTATTGAACAGAAGGGATGGCTGTGTGTTAATTAAATGTAACTCAAATGGATCTACCAATAAAATGAGAGATGAATTGGCTTCAAAAATGGGAGAAAATTATGACATAAAAGAAACGAAAATGCGTAAACCCAGCATTGTTGTGTCGAACATAGAGAAAGACTTTTTCAAGGATGATATTATAAAGGCAATTCGAAACCAAAATTCATTTCTTGAGGAAACAGATGAACTAGACCTAGTTTTAGctaaaataaacagaaataATACATCACAATACGGTATAATAGAATGTTCAgcattcaaaaaattgatttcagcaGGCAGAATATATATCGGACTCCAAAGATGTTCTGTTTGGGAGAATTTGAAAGTATCAAGATGTTATAAATGTTATGGCTTCAACCACAAAATTAGTGACTGTAAATATAACGGCCCCACCAAGTGTTCCCAGTGTCCTGATTCTCATTACTACAGAGACTGTAAGtccaaaaaattttcatgtatcaACTGTgtagaaaataataacaaattcaaaaccAGATATGATGTAAATCACTCTGTACTTGATAAAATTTGTCCTTTGTATGAGATCCAAATTAAAAAGCTACGTGAAAGAACGGACTATAGATCTTCAAATACTATTGCATAATTATGGATCATTATCTTgaagattttgatataacatctATTCACAaatcaaataatgacattttctCTGGTTTTCAAGATTTGAATGATTTTGTGAGGGTAAAGCGCGATTTCAATGTAAAGATGTTCCATGTTAATATAagaagtttaaataaaaatcttGACTCTTTAAAACTAGTTCTGAATGAGATAGATTGTTCATATGATTTTATAGTTCTCACTGAAACATGGAAAATCGTGGATGTGTCAATGTTTCAAATTTACGATTATAGCTTAGTATATAACAATGGTAGTGTTAACCAGAATGATGGTGTTGTTGTTTATGTAAGAAATGATATGAAGTTTAAATGCCATACTTTTACTGGTGGTGTTTTGAATTTAATGCAATTAAAGGTTTTTTTTGGCTCCTGTGTAATTAATCTTATAGCAGTTTATAGACCACATGATATTTCTAaagaattattcaatgaatttttcacgGATTTTTTCCGGAAAAACAAGCAAAGAGATcacattaatattattattggtgacacaaattttgatattttgtcgGGCAAGGAGGTAGATGAAGAGTATCAAAATGTAATGTGCGAGCAGGGTTTTATTTCTTGATTAATTCCGTGACAAGACCAAACAGTTCGACCTGTCTCGACCATATATTTCTAAAAACTGAGATGCGAGAAGAAGATTTTTCGACGGCTGTTTTGCAGTGTGATATAACTGACCACTATCCGATAATGTTGTTCCTAAGGATTCAATCCGAAACGATAGCACGTAAGGAGGGGACTAAAAAGTATCTTAATTTCCACAAACTTAATAATCACTTGGCATCTCATAATTGGCGCAATGTCCTGAAGGAGAGGGATTTAAACAAATCAACTGAAGAATTTTTAACGGTTTTCAAACAGTATATTTCAGAAAGCACTTTTGAGAGACAGGAAAGAAAAATAGAGATGAAGCGTAAGGGCTAGATTACTCCAGGAATAGTTAAGTCGGTTAATgagaaaaatatgatttttcgaaaaataagaattgacCCTCTGAACCCAGAACTTATTACTAAATATAAAACCTATAAAAATTTGCTCGAAAAACTCATACGGAGTGCAAAGAAGGAATACTACAGAACGAAATTGCTAAAGTATGAGAATGAACCGAAGAAATTAtggaattttatcaataataaacATAACAAACCCAACAGAGAGCCTGATCTAATACAACAGGATAATGTTATGCTTGATGAAAGCAAAGATATAGCGGAGGCTTTTAGTTCGTTCTTTTCTGATATCGGACCGAAGCTAGCGGAAAAACTAAAAACATCTAATGACAATAGAATTCCTAATGAAAAAAACCCTATTGAGCTAATTTTTCAGCCAGCGGATCAGCAGGAGATCATGGCAGTCGTGAGGTCCATGAAATCCAACAAGGCACCTGGTTTGGATGGCATCACCTCAAACATACTTAAATCCGTTGCGCAGTATATTTTGTCACCACTTACACATATAGTCAACATGTCTATTGAGTCGGGTATATTTCCAGAAATACTTAAAGAAAGTATCATAATACCGGTCTTCAAGTCGGGGTCTCGAGAACAGATGAATAACTACCGACCCATTTCCTTGACTTCAAGTATCTCCAAGGTTTTGgaaacaataattcataaaataacTTATAAATTCCTGGAAGAttgtaaaattttgaatgaaagacAATTCAGATTTCGATGCGGCAAATCAACACAGGATGCACTCGCAAATTTGACAGCCAAAATTTATCGATCACTTGATTCATCTAAGCCTTGTCTTTCTATATTTATAGATTTAGCAAAAGCGTTGGATATGGTGAATCATGGAGAACTATTAAGAATATTGGAGGATTATGGAGTCGGAGGTCGGGCTATGGATTGGTACAGAAGCTATTTGACTGGTAGGAGACAGTGTGTACGGATTGGAAGCTCCTTTTGTTCTTTTTCTACTGTTCAATGTGGTGTACCGCAGGGTACAATATTGGGTCCTCTTCTATTTATTACCTACATGAATTCCATCTTTTCTCTAAATAGTAGGGGTGAATTGGTTGCTTTTGCAGATGATACCGCTATATTTTATCAAGCTGATACGTGGGAGGAACTGAGGAGTTTGGCGGAAGATGATTTCATGATAATGAAAGATTTTTTCGATTCTCGATTGTTGACcctaaattatgaaaaaacgtGCTTCATGCCCTTTTCTGTCACCTCTGTTGGAATGACCAATTTCCAAACATTATCATTTAGAGAATGCGGCTGTTCACGTGAGATCAATGCAGtgtataaattcaaatatttgggtGTTTGTTTGGATGTTCATCTTAGATGGAATAATCAGGTTGATCATCTGGTGAATAAATTGCGCATGCTTGTCCCGAAGTTCAAGAATTTAAGAGAATTTTGCGATTTAAAACTGCCGAGGAGGCTCTACATTGTTCTGGTCCAGCCTCATCTGCTTTATGGAATATTGGGATGAGGTGCTGTTGTAAAAGCTCACTTGAAAAAACTAGAAGTGACACAAAAGTGGTTGATCAAGAtaatttttcggaaacctttTTTGTGTTCGACTGAACGCTTATTCGCCGAGAGTGGAATTATGGACCTGCGAAAACTATTTTTCTTGACTCTGACAATTCACCAGAGAAAGAACTTGATGACAGTAAGCTTCAATGATCATCAATATAGTACCAGAAATGGAGGAAATTGGATTATTTTTCCTCGAACAATAAAAACGATAGGTCAGAGTTCACATACGTACCTAGCCCCCTTTATTTACAATAAGGTTccaacaacaataaaaaattctgcAACTCATAATGAATTCAAgaggaaaatcaaaaattggttGAAAATGATGTCAGCAAGAGTGGTCGAAGAAATgctctgtataaaaaattcatttgttcATGTTTAGATAATGTACCTGCTCGCTCAGTTTTTCTTCCCTTTCAAGATGAGatgtattttctttttatatatAATCGGGATTTGCTTCTCTTTGAGTGTCGTTTTGTTTTTgagtaaatgaaataataatttcccaCACAAGGCAGATCCAGTGGCTTGCCAATGGATGTGCCTTCGGgaaagatatatatttttttttctaatgttttttttggCATTTTGAGGGTTAATGGAACTCTTGTTAGTTTAATTAGTACATAATGTTATATAGATTGTAAGAAAGTTTTGTATGTGggtcaaataaacattttaattataattattatttactgcatgacaatgctcgaccccaagttgcgaaagtagtcaagatatacttggaaacgttaaaatgggatttcctatcccacaaccctacccgacgtattctccagacgttgctccctcggactaaaacttgtttcaatcaatagcacactgcctggctgaccaacacttttgatcttatgaagaagtaaaaacttggatcgattcgtggatcgcttcaaaagatgaccagttttttcaattcgtacgctgtccgaaagatgggagaaagtagtgaccagcgatgggcaatgctttgaattataaatgtataaccagttttttacaataaagcctcgaatttcgcaaaaaatgttgtacccttatgtatttattgtattataatatcattatttacttatcagggaTTTAATCATtcaggttgaaaaaaaaaaattagattgtttaatatgaaaaaaaaagacaattgaCAACtacaacacaaaatctaatttggtcttcaACCCATATATTgccgaaactttttttttaaactttagGAAGTCGAATTCAAACAAATTTGGTGAATGATGTTCCACAACATTTCTGTTAGTTTTCGAAAAACCAACCGTCATTTTAAAAGGACCCTGGTAATATAAAATACATACTATTTGGAATGTCAAATTTACTTTTATTATGGAAAGTGAATACATTCAATGGTATTTGTAGGTACTCCAAAGTATTATTCAGTATGATAATACGGAACCATGGATTTGTCAACACTGTGAAACTCTTCTGGTGTTGCTAACTCtatgtattttttattcaaagttGAAAAAAGAGGTGAAacctttgaaaatttgttggtgCTGTCCGAATGTAAGTTGTTAGCAAAATGCAGATTTTGCATTATGTACGAAAATCTATTCCTCGATATTGCATTTTGGATGAGCTAATTACCACAATCAGTACATAGCTCTTCTGGAAATAGTATTGTACCCACTGACCAACAATACCCCAATGAAGCACATCATCTCATCGGATGTCACATCTCCAATGCGTCCTTTCTGGGAAGCATATTAATTTGTATACTGGGTTATCATTTTGACAACTTCGGAATctaaaaattgtctgaattgcTGTACTGGTGTGAGGTTAT
It includes:
- the LOC123676156 gene encoding uncharacterized protein LOC123676156, producing MECVKCKKSASSKLPVVSCDGCSRNVCKQCANLTSSEITVIELKVKHVMKFYCQSCLRGESVELFNKIIETKDDLIESKKEIIRLLEQDLKKLREEFDNLATTPSSHQFTYAEAVNKRADHGNKSIPNVPFIVCKPKSKQDCSRTRKDIVDKLDQAEYISDSKDVLFGRI